The following are encoded in a window of Ricinus communis isolate WT05 ecotype wild-type chromosome 4, ASM1957865v1, whole genome shotgun sequence genomic DNA:
- the LOC8265516 gene encoding LRR receptor-like serine/threonine-protein kinase GHR1, which produces MKLFRLLVLSLYFLSAMGQLPSQDILALLEFKKGIKHDPTGYVLQSWNKESIDFDGCPSSWNGIVCNGGNVAAVVLDHLGLSADADLSIFANLTKLVRLSMHNNFITGKLPDNIANFRSLEFLDVSNNLFSSALPIGFGKLGSLKNLSLAGNNFSGSIPDSISGLVSVQSLDLSRNSFSGLLPASLTRLNNLVYLNLSSNGFTKRIPKGLESISGLQVLDLHGNMFDGPLDGEFFLLANVSYVDLSLNLLAGSSPEKLLPGISESIKHLNLSHNQLTGSLVSELRLFASLKVLDLSYNQLSGDLPGFDFAYELQVLRLSNNRFSGFVPNDLLKGDSLLLTELDLSANNLSGPVSMIMSTTLRVLDLSSNGLTGELPIVTGSCAVLDLSNNEFEGNLTRIAKWGNLEYLDLSQNRLKGSFPEVLPQFLRLNYLNLSHNSFSSSLPKAFAQYPKLQVLDMSSNQLDGPLLTDFLTLPTLQELHLENNLLNGAIEFSPPSNNESNLLVIDLSHNQLDGYFPDRFGSLTGLQVLSLAGNNLSGSLPSSMSGMTSLIALDLSQNHFTGPVPNNLTNTLGSFNVTNNDLSGFVPENLMKFPDSSFHPGNSRLHLPSGPPGSGNFPAENSRRKPINTIVKVVVIVSCVIAVILLIMFAIFIHYIRISRRSPPDHVTSKGIRRHTATNPSGVSGTESGGALVVSAEDLVTSRKGSSSEIISPDEKMAAVTGFSPSKRSHLSWSPESGDSFPAETLARLDVRSPERLVGELYFLDDTITLTPEELSRAPAEVLGRSSHGTSYRATLDNGMFLTVKWLREGVAKQKKEFAKEAKKFANIRHPNVVGLRGYYWGPTQHEKLILSDYISPGSLASFLYDRPGRKGPPLTWAQRLKIAVDVARGLNYLHFDRAVPHGNLKATNILLDGPDLNARVADYCLHRLMTQAGTIEQILDAGVLGYRAPELAATKKPLPSFKSDVYAFGVILLELLTGRCAGDVISGEAGGVDLTDWVQLRVTEGRGSDCFDPALLPDIGIPAVEKGTKEVLGLALRCIRSVSERPGIKTIYEDLSSI; this is translated from the exons ATGAAGCTCTTTAGGCTTCTAGTTTTATCCCTATATTTCCTTTCTGCTATGGGGCAACTGCCTTCACAAGACATTTTAGCATTGCTTGAATTCAAGAAGGGTATCAAGCATGATCCTACTGGTTATGTTCTGCAATCATGGAATAAGGAGTCTATTGATTTTGATGGCTGCCCTTCTTCATGGAATGGTATAGTATGCAATGGTGGTAATGTTGCTGCTGTTGTTCTTGATCACTTGGGTCTGTCGGCTGATGCTGATTTGAGTATATTTGCAAACCTCACTAAGCTTGTCAGACTCTCTATGCACAACAACTTTATAACTGGCAAGCTTCCTGACAATATAGCCAATTTCAGAAGCCTTGAGTTCCTGGATGTGTCTAACAATCTCTTTTCATCGGCTTTACCAATAGGGTTTGGTAAATTAGGGAGCTTAAAGAATCTCTCATTGGCTGGtaataatttttctggttCAATACCGGACTCCATTTCGGGGCTTGTATCAGTCCAGTCTTTGGACTTGAGTCGCAACTCCTTTTCTGGATTGCTGCCAGCTTCATTGACTAGGCTTAATAACCTGGTATATTTAAATCTATCTTCTAATGGGTTCACTAAGAGAATCCCAAAGGGTTTGGAGTCCATTTCAGGTCTACAGGTGCTTGACTTGCATGGAAATATGTTTGATGGCCCTCTAGATGGGGAGTTCTTTCTGCTTGCAAATGTCAGTTATGTTGACTTGAGTTTGAACCTGCTGGCGGGCTCTAGTCCAGAGAAATTACTGCCAGGTATTTCTGAGAGTATTAAGCACTTGAATCTTAGCCACAACCAGCTCACTGGATCATTGGTAAGCGAGCTGCGTTTATTTGCAAGCCTGAAGGTTTTAGACTTGAGCTACAATCAGCTGTCCGGAGACTTGCCTGGATTTGATTTTGCTTATGAGCTTCAGGTCCTTAGGCTCAGCAACAACAGGTTCTCCGGGTTTGTTCCTAATGATCTATTGAAAGGGGATTCATTACTTTTAACTGAGCTGGATTTGAGTGCCAACAATCTCTCAG GACCAGTAAGTATGATAATGTCTACGACTCTGCGTGTACTTGATCTCTCATCAAATGGGCTCACAGGTGAACTTCCTATAGTGACAGGAAGCTGTGCCGTGCTTGATCTATCAAACAACGAATTTGAAGGAAATTTAACTAGAATAGCAAAGTGGGGAAACCTTGAATATCTTGACCTCAGCCAGAATCGTCTGAAAGGATCATTTCCTGAAGTGCTTCCACAATTTTTACGTTTAAATTATCTCAACCTCTCCCATAACTCTTTCAGTAGCTCTCTCCCAAAAGCTTTTGCTCAGTATCCAAAGCTTCAAGTCCTAGATATGAGTTCCAACCAGTTGGATGGGCCTCTTTTGACTGATTTCCTGACCTTGCCTACTTTGCAAGAACTCCACcttgaaaataatttactcAATGGTGCTATTGAATTCTCTCCCCCTTCTAATAATGAATCTAATCTTCTAGTAATTGATCTTTCTCATAACCAACTTGATGGGTATTTTCCCGATCGATTTGGTTCACTGACTGGACTTCAAGTACTCAGTCTTGCAGGGAATAATTTATCTGGTTCTCTGCCATCCTCCATGTCAGGCATGACCTCATTAATCGCCTTAGATTTATCTCAAAATCATTTCACAGGTCCTGTACCAAACAACTTGACTAACACCCTTGGAAGCTTTAATGTCACTAATAATGATCTATCGGGGTTTGTCCCAGAAAATCTGATGAAGTTCCCTGATTCCTCTTTCCATCCTGGAAATTCCAGATTACATCTTCCAAGCGGTCCTCCTGGATCAGGCAATTTTCCAGCTGAAAATTCTAGGAGGAAACCAATCAACACTATTGTCAAGGTGGTTGTGATAGTCTCATGCGTAATTGCAGTTATCCTTCTTATCATGTTTGCTATCTTTATTCATTACATCCGTATATCAAGGAGATCTCCACCAGACCATGTCACAAGTAAAGGTATCCGTAGGCACACTGCCACCAACCCCTCGGGAGTTAGTGGAACAGAAAGCGGGGGTGCCTTGGTTGTCTCAGCAGAGGATCTTGTGACATCACGGAAAGGATCATCATCCGAGATTATAAGTCCTGATGAAAAAATGGCTGCTGTAACTGGCTTCTCACCATCAAAACGCAGCCATTTGTCTTGGTCACCAGAATCTGGCGATTCATTTCCTGCTGAAACACTTGCAAGACTAGATGTAAGGTCACCGGAAAGGTTGGTTGGTGagctttattttcttgatgacACAATCACATTGACACCCGAGGAGCTGTCAAGGGCACCAGCTGAAGTCTTGGGGCGGAGTAGTCATGGGACTTCATACAGGGCAACACTAGATAATGGAATGTTCTTGACCGTGAAGTGGCTGAGAGAAGGGGTGGCAAAACAGAAGAAGGAATTTGCTAAGGAGGCTAAAAAGTTTGCAAACATCAGACATCCAAATGTGGTGGGTTTGAGAGGATACTACTGGGGGCCCACACAGCATGAGAAGCTCATTCTGTCAGATTATATCTCACCTGGGAGTCTTGCAAGTTTTCTTTATG ATCGACCGGGAAGAAAAGGTCCTCCATTAACCTGGGCACAGAGGCTCAAAATAGCAGTTGATGTTGCACGTGGCCTGAATTATCTCCATTTTGATCGTGCCGTTCCACACGGGAACCTTAAAGCAACAAATATACTGCTAGATGGGCCTGATCTCAATGCGCGGGTTGCTGACTACTGCCTCCATCGACTAATGACTCAAGCAGGCACCATTGAGCAAATACTTGATGCTGGGGTCTTAGGTTATCGTGCACCAGAGTTGGCTGCTACCAAGAAACCACTTCCCTCTTTTAAGTCGGATGTTTATGCCTTTGGGGTAATACTACTGGAGCTTTTAACTGGCAGGTGTGCTGGTGATGTCATTTCTGGGGAAGCAGGAGGAGTTGACTTGACAGATTGGGTTCAGTTAAGGGTGACGGAGGGTCGAGGCTCGGATTGCTTTGATCCTGCACTGCTACCAGATATAGGGATTCCAGCAGTTGAAAAAGGAACCAAAGAGGTCCTTGGATTAGCTCTAAGATGCATAAGATCTGTTTCTGAGAGGCCTGGTATCAAGACCATATATGAAGATCTTTCATCCATTTAG